The Streptomyces sp. NBC_00569 genomic sequence CGATCCTGGCCGACCTGCTCGAGTCCGTGGGGGAGGGCGTCGAGGTGCGGCCGCCGCTGTACGTCGACTACGGCAGCAACATCACCATCGGTGCCCGCACCTTCGTCAACTACCACCTCACCGCACTCGACGTCGCCCGGATCATCATCGGCGAGGACTGCCAGATCGGCCCCAACGTCCAACTCCTCACCCCCACCCACCCGGTGGAGCCGCAGCCCCGCCGCGACAAGCTGGAAGCCGCGCTGCCCATCACCATCGGCGACAACGTCTGGCTCGGCGGCGGGGTCATCGTGTGCCCCGGAGTGACCATCGGGGACAACTCCGTCATCGGCGCCGGAGCCGTGGTCACCAAGGGCGTCCCGGCGAACGTCGTGGCCGTCGGCAACCCCGCCCGCCCCGTCCGCACCCTTTGACCGGCGCCCCCATGGCCACCGGACGCACGGACCCGCAGCGGCGCGAGCGCATCCTCGCCGCCACCCTCGACCACATCGCCGAAGAGGGCGTCGCCGGGGTCTCCCACCGCAAGATCGCCTTACGCGCCGACGTGCCGCTCGGCTCGATGACCTACCACTTCGCCGGCATCGATGACTTGCTGCGCGAGGCCTTCACCCGGTTCGCCGACGAGATCGTGGCGGTGTTCGAGCGGCACCTGGCCGACGTCGGCACCCCCGAGCGGGCCCGCGAAGCCGTCACCGACCTCATCCACGCCCTGTCCGCAGGTTCACGTCGCGATCTCGTCCTCACCCACGAGCTCTACGCCCTCGCCGCCCGCCGCGACGAGTACCGCGAACTCACCCACGCCTGGATGGCCCGCAGCCGCGACCTCCTGGAGCGGCACTTCGACGCGGACACCGCCCGCCAGCTGGACGCGCTGATCGAGGGGTTGGTCCTGCACCGCTCCCTCGACACCGCCCCGCAGAGCCGCGAACTCACCCGGGCGGCCGTGCGGCGCATGACCTCCGGCTGATCTGCGCCCGATCCCCGGCCGACGCCCGGTGCGCGGCGGGCCCCGAGCCGCCCGTGGGGTGCGGACCTGACCCCGCACCCCACGGGCTCCCATCCGCCGGCCCGCGCACTAGTGTCTGATCGCCACCGCCAGGACACGGTGGCGTTCGACGAGGAGGGTGGCCGCGATGACACAGCAGTTCGGTGACTACCAGCACGAGATCTACTTCAACGCGCTCGGGGGCGTCGTCCCCGAGTTGCCCATGGCCTTCGCGGAACTGGAGCAGCGGGCCGGCGAGGCGCTCGCGCCGTCCGTGTGGTCGTACGTCGCGGGTGGCGCGGGCGACGAGTTCACCCAGCGCGAGAACGTCACCGCGTTCGAACAGTGGGGGCTCATACCGCGCATGTTCGTCGGAGCGAGCCGGCGGGACCTGAGCGTCGACCTCTTCGGACTGAAGCTCGACAGCCCCCTGTTCATGTGCCCCATCGGAGTGATCGGGCTCTGCGGCCAGGGCGGGCACGGGGACCTCGCGACGGCACGGGCCGCCGCGCGCACGGGAGTTCCGATGGTGGCCTCCACCTTGTCCGCGGACCCCATGGAGGACGTGGCCAAGGAGTTCGGCGACACCCCCGGCTTTTTCCAGCTCTACACGCCGACCGACCGCGACCTCGCCGAGAGCCTCGTCAGCCGCGCGGAGGCGGCCGGCTTCAAGGGGATCGTCGTCACCATGGACACCTGGGTCACCGGCTGGCGGCCCCGCGACCTGTCCACCGGCAACTTCCCCCAGCTGCGCGGCCACTGCCTCAGCAACTACACCTCCGACCCGGTCTTCCGCTCCCGGCTCCCGCAGGGCCGCGCCGATGACACGCAGGCCGTCGTCATGCAGTTCGCGAGCGTCTTCGGCAACCCCCTGACGTGGGACGACCTCCCCTGGCTGCGCTCGCTCACCAACCTTCCGCTGATCATCAAGGGGCTGTGCCACCCCGAGGACGTACGACGCGCCAAGGACGGCGGCGTCGACGGCGTCTACTGCTCGAACCACGGCGGACGGCAGGCCAACGGAGGACTCGCCGCCATCGACGCCCTGCCCGACGTGGTGGAGGCCGCCGACGGTCTGCCCGTCCTGTTCGACTCGGGCGTGCGCTCCGGAGCCGATGTGGTCAAGGCGCTCGCCCTCGGCGCGACGGCGGTCGGTATCGGCCGCCCCTATGCCTACGGACTCGCCCTCGGCGGCGTCGACGGCATCGTCCACGTACTGCGGTCCCTGCTCGCGGAGACCGACCTGATCATGGCCGTCGACGGCTACCCGACGCTCGCCGACCTCACTCCGCAGGCGCTGCATCGCCGGCGCTGACCTCGGGCGCGTGGGGCGCGGCCCGGTCCAGCTCGACGCCGAACTGGGCCCCGGCCAGCAGCGCCAGGTTCGACACCCACAGCCAGACGAGGAACACGACGCCCCCCGCCAGGGAGCCGTAGAGCTTGCTGTAGGTGCCGAGCTGCGAGGCGTAGAACGTGAAGCCGGCCGACGCCACGAGCCAGATCAGCGCGGCCAGCAGACCACCCGGCAGGCCGTGCCGCCACCCTCGGGCGGCGGGCGGCCCCGAGCGGAACAGGACCAGGACGAGCAGCGCCACCAGGCACAGCAGGGCAGGCCACTTGAGGAAGTTCCAGGCCGCGGCGACCGTGTCGCCGAGCCCGAGCCAGTGCCCGAGGGACCGGGCGAGGGATCCGCTGAGCACGAGGACGAGCGCGCTGGCCACGAGGAGCGCGAGCAGGGTGCAGGCGGTCAGCAGGATGCGGTGGGCCTTGCGCCACACGGGCCGGGTGTCGCGGACGCCGTGCAGCGTGTGCAGGGCCCGGCGGAACACCGCCGAGTAGCTCGACGCCGACCACAGGGCACTGACGGCGCCGGCGACCGTCACGGTGAGCGCCGCGGAACGCTCGTGTGCCATGTGGCGCAGTGTCCCGTGCAGGGCGGTGCCCGACTCGGCGGGCGCCCAGGCCGTCACATGCGCGATCAGGGCGTCCGTCGTCGCCGGGCTGACCAGACCGATGAGCGAGACGGTCACGAGCATGGCGGGCAGGAGGGCGAGGATCGCGTAGTACGTCAACGCCGCGGCCCAGTCCGACACGTCGTCGTTCCACATCGACACCGGCGTGCGACGCAGCGCCGCCCACAGCCGGGGCCAGGACATCGACGTGTCGCCCGGCGCAGGACTGTGGCCGTGGTCGTCGTCGCCTTCGGCGCCGGAGGAGGCGGACGTGGCGGGGGAGGGGACGGTTCGGGTGACCTGGGCCGTCGGCCGGGTTCCCAAGGCGTGCTCGTCTCGGTCGGAGGGGCCCGACGGCCCCGGCGGGGGTGCCGGCGCGCGCGGGACATGGCCCGCGATCATCTCATCGCCGTCTCCGCAGCCTGCCGGGGAGTCGCGGATCAGGGGCGTACGGGGAGGTTCAGCGTGGTCCAGTCGGCGAGGACGCGTGCGCAGTCGGCGACCGTCTCGCGCCATGCCCTGGCCGCGCCGTCGCCCGCCTCGTCGCTGACGTGCTTGACGATGCGCAGCGGAACACCGGCCTGCTGGGCGGCGGACGCGAGAGCGTAGCCCTCCATGTCGACGAGCGGGGCGTGCGCGGCCAGGCGGGCGCGGGCCGCCTCGTCGGAGATGAAGGAGTCGCCGGTGGCG encodes the following:
- a CDS encoding TetR/AcrR family transcriptional regulator, which codes for MATGRTDPQRRERILAATLDHIAEEGVAGVSHRKIALRADVPLGSMTYHFAGIDDLLREAFTRFADEIVAVFERHLADVGTPERAREAVTDLIHALSAGSRRDLVLTHELYALAARRDEYRELTHAWMARSRDLLERHFDADTARQLDALIEGLVLHRSLDTAPQSRELTRAAVRRMTSG
- a CDS encoding alpha-hydroxy-acid oxidizing protein — encoded protein: MTQQFGDYQHEIYFNALGGVVPELPMAFAELEQRAGEALAPSVWSYVAGGAGDEFTQRENVTAFEQWGLIPRMFVGASRRDLSVDLFGLKLDSPLFMCPIGVIGLCGQGGHGDLATARAAARTGVPMVASTLSADPMEDVAKEFGDTPGFFQLYTPTDRDLAESLVSRAEAAGFKGIVVTMDTWVTGWRPRDLSTGNFPQLRGHCLSNYTSDPVFRSRLPQGRADDTQAVVMQFASVFGNPLTWDDLPWLRSLTNLPLIIKGLCHPEDVRRAKDGGVDGVYCSNHGGRQANGGLAAIDALPDVVEAADGLPVLFDSGVRSGADVVKALALGATAVGIGRPYAYGLALGGVDGIVHVLRSLLAETDLIMAVDGYPTLADLTPQALHRRR
- a CDS encoding sugar O-acetyltransferase, giving the protein MTTDHFADDPRTNLERMLAGDLYIADDPEIARRQRRAMRLAAHYQDAFLEDADKARPILADLLESVGEGVEVRPPLYVDYGSNITIGARTFVNYHLTALDVARIIIGEDCQIGPNVQLLTPTHPVEPQPRRDKLEAALPITIGDNVWLGGGVIVCPGVTIGDNSVIGAGAVVTKGVPANVVAVGNPARPVRTL
- a CDS encoding YihY/virulence factor BrkB family protein, translated to MSWPRLWAALRRTPVSMWNDDVSDWAAALTYYAILALLPAMLVTVSLIGLVSPATTDALIAHVTAWAPAESGTALHGTLRHMAHERSAALTVTVAGAVSALWSASSYSAVFRRALHTLHGVRDTRPVWRKAHRILLTACTLLALLVASALVLVLSGSLARSLGHWLGLGDTVAAAWNFLKWPALLCLVALLVLVLFRSGPPAARGWRHGLPGGLLAALIWLVASAGFTFYASQLGTYSKLYGSLAGGVVFLVWLWVSNLALLAGAQFGVELDRAAPHAPEVSAGDAAPAE